The Toxotes jaculatrix isolate fToxJac2 chromosome 14, fToxJac2.pri, whole genome shotgun sequence genome window below encodes:
- the LOC121192939 gene encoding zona pellucida sperm-binding protein 4-like: MELFRCLFGVVVVAVSVCFVTAQGYWTPPLQKYQPPLPSQLPQKQLKVPPPSVPFDKCQVEESEKIQCGTPDITAEQCENINCCFDGRQCYYGKAVTVQCTRDGQFVVVVAQDATLPHIDVDSVSLLETNDPSCTPVGVTSAFAIFQFPVTACGTTIKEEESYVVYENHMSSSYEVGIGPRGSITRDSHFELLFQCRYSGTAVEALVMEVNDVPPPVPVAAVGPLRVEIRLGNGQCHSKGCVEEEAAYSSFYTPADYPITKVLREPVYVEVRILERSDPNIILNLEHCWATSKPNPHSLPQWDLLVDGCPYHDDRYLTTVVPVDASSGLHYPSHYKRFIIKMFTFVDQNTFTPQKDTVFIHCATAVCYPSSTNSCEQPCHRQRRAVAAVRKVSSNQRALVSSGEVILIEQRPTSAPTTKSKR, translated from the exons ATGGAGCTTTTCAGATGTCTGTTTGGTGTAGTGGTAGTTGCTGTTTCAGTTTGCTTTGTTACTGCCCAGGGTTACTGGACGCCGCCTCTGCAGAAATATCaacctcctcttccttctcagcTGCCTCAGAAACAGTTGAAGGTACCTCCACCCTCAGTTCCCTTTGATAAATGCCAGGTAGAGGAGAGTGAGAAGATCCAGTGTGGGACTCCAGATATCACAGCCGAGCAGTGTGAAAATATAAACTGCTGCTTTGATGGGCGGCAGTGCTACTATGGGAAAGCAG tgaCTGTGCAGTGTACCAGGGATGGCCAGTTTGTGGTGGTTGTGGCTCAAGATGCCACTCTACCCCACATAGATGTGGATTCAGTTAGCCTGCTGGAAACAAACGACCCCTCTTGTACCCCTGTTGGTGTCACCTCTGCCTTTGCCATCTTTCAGTTCCCTGTAACTGCATGTGGTACTACAATCAAG gaggaagaaagtTATGTGGTGTACGAGAACCACATGTCTTCCTCATATGAAGTGGGAATTGGCCCCAGAGGATCAATCACCAGGGACAGTCATTTTGA ACTGCTGTTTCAGTGTAGATACTCTGGCACAGCTGTGGAGGCTCTTGTCATGGAGGTGAATGATGTTCCTCCTCCTGTGCCGGTTGCTGCTGTGGGACCCCTCAGAGTGGAGATAAGACTGGGCAATGGACAGTGTCACTCAAAGGGATGCGTGGAGG AAGAGGCAGCATATAGCTCCTTCTACACTCCAGCGGACTATCCCATCACTAAAGTGCTGAGGGAACCCGTGTATGTTGAGGTGCGAATCTTGGAGAGGTCTGATCCAAACATCATCTTGAACCTGGAGCACTGCTGGGCCACCTCCAAGCCCAATCCTCACAGCTTGCCACAATGGGACCTTCTGGTTGATGG GTGTCCCTACCATGATGACCGTTACTTAACCACAGTGGTGCCTGTGGATGCCTCCTCTGGGCTTCATTACCCATCACACTACAAACGTTTCATCATTAAAATGTTCACGTTTGTGGATCAAAACACCTTTACTCCTCAGAAGGACACG GTGTTCATCCACTGTGCTACAGCAGTGTGTTATCCTAGTAGCACAAACTCTTGTGAACAGCCATGCCACCGGCAAC GGAGAGCAGTAGCTGCAGTAAGGAAAGTGTCCTCAAACCAAAGGGCCTTAGTCTCAAGTGGAGAGGTGATCCTTATTGAGCAGAGGCCTACATCTGCTCCCACCACCAAATCAAAGAGATGA